From a single Bacteroidota bacterium genomic region:
- a CDS encoding T9SS type A sorting domain-containing protein yields the protein MRFIVSLLVLWFSLFLGLAKAQSISFITQTSNTTTCGMPTGMGVIYQNLGVDTLRNVQVAVTFPAGVQYVPGSLVGPGFAELNISNLDSVIFSTTNLAPLRSDTFLILVEARCGAVDSSAATNGIYVMHSTGTVMGTSMPYNILSPALSVQSVTPSSFTGPLGASFQRCVSVINGGYGAVSHFNVVLESAVSSLLQSGFTLTANGAPLFATVSGDSMTLAFGPAHIQAIGDLDTLFEQNEVIQFCFTVNVVDCIDLSTAIGTNWGCHGAICETQTSGANVIVPALVPNVVTTDFYVENRCYGGGSPSLIKIVLRNTGSGPARDVVVDLWQGEPTGPSNGYISRLDSNNIILKSTLGGVTGMAAFSVEVQAPGANLGCLGPNPLRRIKVRIPFLQPGERDTLIIEQYTCCKTWCANAPTVMQRTHYQVEYHDQCFTSNFVLPANIVTSWNFGRVISFTNSGLYDIPLGDSANYEIEHSDFRFFNFSPGGYAWVDLVVPPGLDVVTGPGAIRFEDINGDLWNPYSVITSGDTVRSFISLPQPGPFSLEKALFKFRLTNDCSGGPCSGGPKTVQYSIHELADLSCGCRSLIGCHSFVVNSHCGICPTTCVNGGMLFTGFESYRKNYGLPDNDNNGLADGFGVIDMQRVRTQHLMLRDTLVTRFHGIVDTTAARPFWAEGFARSTITRGTSLTPVRYRVRIVDVSTNTTYNCNLAAPTLTTAGTTRTFSYNLSVASLAACLPPGFVYEVNDTVDVTAEYVVSNNIGSVVEAQTITNQFFLQPNGGGLQASCDNYSGGFVLVGYYYTSSGPDEFSAVGCNNVTVTENYYLSIGNCCSNYAGGNIFDYEFRHWGIPQLARFFVPAGYTFVSASLRHYRTSGSQASVNTLLPITPTVISNDTIYFNLASQFVNNGGTLVLGDDGYIGTVNVVLRPSCRVLPDVMQPVKYFWNFAPIPALTGPGSVAPTQSRVDSISYESPSLTINPLLPNAPGLSSVVSWDFTLENNSNLAAATNAWFALVSPSGQIVPTSVRYLFNNSLLTAVGGIYQIGTLPQDSARAYRITAEYANCSPDSLRIVAGWDCNAFPANLGAYPCALAEAWLYIQPQPSLLQATFATEPGPHGICDSLRVDVQVVSSQLARVKDILLAVSLPLSGGLTYSMGSAQMQYPLTAGYAAIPNPTIAGNLLTWDINAINALIAASDLPGTTRPDSNVFNLRFYLYTNCDMISGDRIRLRLDGSRACGDALTPVLMLSDPILIQGAVQPYVTQCTATAVDASACPISKTITVEMVNAGAAFTNSGDSLFVNLGPGYSYGAGFVGQLNAPTNINPQIQSNPGGVRLGWEIPAALPVGDTMRFTFNVNVGDAVPCGADIVTVQTVTTQTLFCARTLSNCTASTQTGSAVLNLNIVRSNLSFVAFNSTIQPIVGGSTYNYTGTLQNSGPAIPPGVSVNVNFYCDNDNSSGYSPGDIPLGIYTTTAGLVNGGTHNLSGNFFIPTGSCGLGNAIYALVAPNSMAGLCICDTANSNTNVILPVEWLSVSGAALPLENEVRWEVNVLPDHRYFVLEKLTVNGWMAISPRIFDLQSAYAWRDAQPAVLEYYRVQAADANGGLHYSQQVEIVRDGFVENLRVYPNPTRNTVFLQAVGGAAYRIYNAFGQLILDGSLSDNRPSEISLAGIAAGMYLVEFRHGGRQATLRLVVE from the coding sequence ATGCGGTTCATTGTCAGTCTCCTCGTTTTGTGGTTTTCTCTGTTTTTGGGTCTTGCCAAGGCTCAGAGTATTTCGTTTATCACGCAAACGAGCAATACCACCACTTGTGGCATGCCTACGGGGATGGGTGTGATCTATCAAAACCTCGGGGTCGATACGCTGCGCAACGTGCAAGTGGCGGTGACGTTTCCCGCAGGTGTGCAGTATGTGCCGGGCAGTCTGGTCGGTCCGGGATTTGCCGAATTGAACATCAGTAATTTGGATTCGGTGATTTTTTCGACGACCAATCTTGCACCGCTTCGATCGGATACTTTTTTGATCTTGGTAGAGGCGCGCTGCGGCGCTGTGGATAGTTCGGCTGCGACCAATGGCATCTATGTCATGCACAGTACGGGCACGGTGATGGGGACTTCGATGCCTTACAATATTTTGAGCCCTGCCTTGAGCGTGCAGTCGGTCACGCCTTCAAGTTTCACGGGTCCGCTGGGGGCGAGTTTTCAGCGTTGTGTTTCGGTGATCAATGGTGGATATGGGGCAGTGTCTCATTTCAACGTGGTGTTGGAATCGGCTGTCTCTTCGTTGTTGCAATCGGGTTTTACGCTGACGGCGAATGGCGCGCCATTGTTTGCTACGGTTTCCGGGGACAGCATGACGCTGGCATTTGGTCCGGCGCATATTCAGGCGATCGGCGATTTGGATACCTTGTTTGAGCAAAATGAAGTGATCCAATTCTGTTTTACCGTCAATGTTGTGGATTGCATTGACCTGTCTACCGCGATCGGGACGAATTGGGGATGCCATGGGGCAATTTGTGAAACGCAAACGAGCGGGGCAAATGTGATTGTTCCGGCCTTGGTGCCCAATGTCGTGACGACCGATTTCTATGTCGAAAACCGCTGCTACGGTGGTGGAAGCCCGTCTTTGATCAAAATTGTGCTGCGCAATACGGGTTCGGGGCCTGCACGCGACGTGGTGGTGGATCTTTGGCAGGGCGAACCGACGGGACCTTCGAATGGGTATATTTCGCGGCTTGATTCGAACAATATCATTCTGAAAAGTACCCTCGGCGGTGTGACGGGGATGGCTGCATTTTCGGTCGAGGTGCAAGCGCCGGGGGCAAATCTCGGGTGTTTGGGGCCGAATCCGCTGCGGAGGATCAAGGTGCGCATTCCATTTTTGCAACCCGGCGAAAGGGATACGCTGATCATCGAGCAATATACCTGCTGCAAAACTTGGTGTGCCAATGCGCCCACGGTCATGCAACGCACGCATTATCAAGTCGAATACCACGATCAATGCTTTACGAGCAATTTCGTGTTGCCTGCAAATATTGTGACAAGTTGGAATTTTGGCAGGGTGATCTCCTTTACCAACAGCGGATTGTATGACATTCCCCTGGGCGACTCTGCAAATTATGAGATTGAGCATTCTGATTTCCGGTTTTTCAATTTTTCGCCGGGCGGATATGCTTGGGTGGATCTGGTTGTGCCTCCGGGATTGGACGTGGTCACCGGGCCGGGTGCCATTCGATTTGAGGATATCAATGGCGATTTGTGGAACCCTTACAGTGTGATTACTTCGGGAGACACGGTGCGGTCCTTTATCAGTTTGCCACAGCCGGGGCCTTTCAGTCTGGAAAAGGCACTCTTTAAATTCCGGTTGACCAACGACTGCTCGGGTGGACCTTGCAGCGGTGGACCCAAGACGGTTCAATATTCGATTCATGAACTTGCGGACCTCAGTTGCGGTTGCCGAAGCCTGATTGGTTGCCATAGTTTTGTGGTGAATTCCCATTGCGGCATTTGTCCTACGACCTGTGTGAACGGTGGCATGCTGTTTACCGGCTTCGAATCCTACCGCAAAAACTACGGCCTTCCCGACAATGACAACAACGGTTTGGCAGATGGATTTGGGGTGATCGACATGCAACGGGTGCGCACGCAGCACTTGATGTTGCGGGATACGCTTGTGACGAGATTCCATGGAATCGTCGATACGACGGCTGCAAGGCCATTTTGGGCAGAGGGCTTTGCCCGGTCTACGATCACACGCGGCACAAGCCTTACGCCTGTCAGGTACCGTGTGAGAATCGTCGACGTGAGTACCAATACGACGTATAACTGCAATCTGGCAGCGCCTACGCTCACTACCGCAGGAACCACGCGCACGTTTTCCTACAATTTGAGCGTCGCTTCCTTGGCAGCCTGCTTGCCACCCGGTTTTGTCTATGAGGTCAATGACACGGTAGATGTCACGGCGGAATATGTGGTTTCCAACAATATCGGGAGTGTCGTGGAGGCACAAACGATTACCAACCAATTCTTTTTGCAACCCAACGGCGGCGGATTGCAGGCTTCTTGCGACAACTATTCCGGAGGATTTGTCTTGGTAGGCTATTATTATACTTCCTCCGGTCCCGATGAATTCAGTGCCGTGGGTTGCAACAATGTGACGGTGACTGAAAATTATTATCTCAGCATCGGCAATTGCTGCAGCAACTATGCGGGGGGCAATATTTTTGACTACGAATTCAGGCATTGGGGAATCCCGCAATTGGCAAGGTTTTTTGTGCCCGCGGGCTATACGTTTGTCTCAGCGAGTTTGCGGCATTACCGCACTTCCGGTTCGCAGGCGAGTGTGAATACCCTGTTGCCGATCACGCCGACGGTCATCAGCAATGACACCATTTATTTCAACCTTGCCTCCCAATTTGTGAACAATGGCGGCACGTTGGTGCTCGGCGACGATGGCTATATCGGGACCGTGAATGTGGTTTTGCGCCCTTCGTGCAGGGTACTGCCGGATGTGATGCAACCGGTGAAGTATTTCTGGAATTTTGCGCCGATCCCCGCGCTTACCGGTCCGGGTAGTGTCGCGCCTACGCAGTCGCGCGTGGATTCGATCTCGTATGAAAGCCCAAGTCTCACGATCAATCCGCTGTTGCCCAATGCGCCGGGGCTTAGCTCGGTGGTCTCCTGGGATTTTACACTGGAAAACAATTCCAACCTTGCTGCAGCCACCAATGCTTGGTTTGCCTTGGTGAGTCCATCCGGACAAATTGTGCCGACTTCGGTTCGGTATTTGTTTAACAATTCCCTGCTGACGGCTGTCGGGGGGATTTATCAGATTGGCACCTTGCCGCAAGACAGTGCCCGCGCCTACCGCATCACGGCAGAATATGCCAATTGTTCGCCTGACTCCTTGCGCATCGTCGCAGGTTGGGATTGCAATGCCTTTCCTGCCAATCTCGGCGCTTATCCCTGCGCGCTCGCGGAGGCTTGGCTTTATATTCAGCCGCAGCCCTCGTTGTTGCAGGCTACGTTTGCCACCGAACCGGGTCCGCATGGGATTTGTGACAGCTTGAGGGTGGATGTACAAGTTGTGTCTTCGCAATTGGCTCGTGTGAAGGACATCCTCTTGGCCGTAAGTTTGCCACTTTCTGGCGGACTGACTTACAGCATGGGGTCCGCGCAGATGCAATATCCCCTCACTGCTGGTTATGCGGCGATTCCGAATCCGACGATTGCGGGAAACTTGTTGACTTGGGACATCAATGCGATCAACGCCTTGATCGCCGCAAGCGACCTTCCCGGCACGACGCGTCCGGATTCCAATGTATTCAATTTGCGATTTTACCTGTACACGAATTGTGACATGATTTCCGGGGATCGGATTCGGTTGCGGTTGGATGGTAGCCGCGCCTGCGGCGATGCTTTGACGCCTGTTTTGATGTTGTCGGATCCGATTCTGATCCAAGGCGCGGTGCAGCCCTATGTCACACAATGTACGGCCACTGCTGTTGATGCTTCGGCTTGCCCGATCAGCAAAACAATTACCGTGGAGATGGTCAATGCAGGGGCGGCCTTTACCAATTCCGGCGACAGTTTATTTGTCAATTTGGGTCCGGGGTACAGCTATGGTGCAGGATTTGTGGGTCAATTGAATGCCCCGACGAATATCAATCCACAGATTCAATCGAATCCTGGCGGCGTGCGTTTGGGCTGGGAAATTCCGGCGGCTTTGCCGGTGGGGGATACAATGCGGTTCACGTTCAATGTCAATGTCGGCGATGCGGTGCCCTGCGGGGCAGATATTGTGACGGTGCAGACGGTGACGACGCAGACCTTGTTTTGTGCGCGTACCTTGAGCAATTGCACGGCATCCACGCAGACGGGTTCGGCTGTGTTGAATCTGAATATTGTGCGGTCGAATCTGAGTTTTGTTGCGTTTAATTCGACGATTCAGCCGATCGTGGGCGGCTCGACCTACAATTATACCGGTACGCTTCAAAATTCAGGACCTGCAATTCCGCCGGGAGTCTCGGTGAATGTCAATTTCTATTGCGACAATGACAATTCCTCGGGCTACTCGCCGGGAGACATTCCTTTGGGGATCTATACCACAACGGCCGGTCTGGTGAATGGAGGGACGCACAATCTCTCCGGGAATTTCTTCATTCCGACAGGAAGCTGCGGCCTCGGAAACGCGATTTATGCGCTTGTGGCGCCCAATTCGATGGCTGGATTGTGTATCTGCGACACTGCAAACAGCAATACGAATGTCATCCTCCCCGTCGAATGGCTTTCAGTTTCCGGCGCGGCACTTCCACTGGAGAATGAGGTGCGTTGGGAGGTCAATGTCCTGCCTGATCACCGGTATTTTGTGCTGGAGAAATTGACGGTCAATGGCTGGATGGCGATTTCCCCGCGGATTTTTGACCTGCAGTCTGCTTATGCTT